Proteins from a single region of Nocardioides anomalus:
- a CDS encoding MarR family winged helix-turn-helix transcriptional regulator, producing MTASEVPTEPVEGLGEGLGEALGVVARRLRSAAMAAFASYDVTPSQVRAIRVITQHDGGVRASELAQQLRIAPRSATEVVDALEEKGLVARDPDPADRRATLVSLTDRGRALSEDVRRARGVESERMFERLTRTERADLARILAKLAED from the coding sequence GTGACCGCGTCCGAGGTGCCGACGGAGCCGGTCGAGGGGCTGGGTGAGGGGCTGGGGGAGGCCCTGGGCGTCGTCGCCCGCCGGCTTCGCAGCGCGGCGATGGCCGCCTTCGCGTCCTACGACGTGACGCCGTCGCAGGTCCGCGCCATCCGGGTGATCACCCAGCACGACGGGGGAGTGCGGGCCTCCGAGCTGGCCCAGCAGCTGCGGATCGCGCCGCGCTCGGCCACCGAGGTCGTGGACGCCCTGGAGGAGAAGGGGCTGGTCGCGCGCGATCCCGACCCGGCCGACCGCCGGGCCACCCTGGTCTCGCTCACCGACCGCGGTCGCGCGCTGTCGGAGGACGTCCGCCGGGCCCGCGGCGTGGAGTCGGAGCGGATGTTCGAGCGGCTGACCCGCACCGAACGCGCCGACCTGGCCCGCATCCTGGCCAA
- a CDS encoding ABC transporter ATP-binding protein — METTPMNPNRGGGERFRTPDKPTAAERQQAREVSLRRIARLFTPYRWSVAGVVAIIVAASVVGLASPFLLRAVIDTALPQQDVRLLVLLTVGMVAVAAVTSVLGVWQTWISTQIGQRVMHGLRTDVFAHLQRQSLAFFTRTRTGEVQSRITNDIGGMQSVVTSTATSIASNLTTTVATAVAMVALSWRLALISLVVLPPAIWLSRKVARMRREITTEQQRELADLNVTIEESLSVNGVQLAKALGAGPALVERFTASSTRLIDLELRSALAGRWRMAAMSVLFAAIPAVIYLSAGLPMTRGTMTIGTLIAFTALQGQLFRPLMGLLNTGVQVVSSLALFQRVFEYLDLPVDIDEPADPVHLTAPRGHVRFEHVGFSYPDADRPALADVSLDVPAGTTLALVGETGSGKTTLGSLVARLHDPTEGRVLIDGVDVRRVPLAELAEVVGIVSQETYLLHTTVRENLRYARPDATDAELEQAARAARIHDLIASLPDGYDTVVGSRGHRFSGGEKQRLAIARTLLRNPKVLVLDEATSALDTETERAVQEAFDALAEGRTTITIAHRLSTVRDADQIVVLDHGRVVEQGTHASLLADEGRYATLAA; from the coding sequence ATGGAGACCACTCCCATGAACCCGAACCGCGGGGGCGGCGAACGCTTCCGCACCCCCGACAAGCCCACCGCCGCCGAGCGCCAGCAGGCGCGTGAGGTCTCGCTGCGCCGCATCGCGCGCCTGTTCACGCCGTACCGCTGGTCCGTCGCCGGCGTGGTGGCCATCATCGTCGCCGCGTCGGTCGTCGGCCTGGCCTCGCCGTTCCTGCTGCGGGCGGTCATCGACACCGCACTGCCCCAGCAGGACGTGCGCCTGCTCGTCCTGCTCACCGTCGGGATGGTCGCGGTCGCGGCCGTCACCTCGGTGCTCGGGGTCTGGCAGACCTGGATCAGCACCCAGATCGGTCAGCGCGTCATGCACGGGCTGCGCACCGACGTCTTCGCCCACCTCCAGCGCCAGTCGCTGGCCTTCTTCACCCGCACGCGCACCGGCGAGGTGCAGTCGCGGATCACCAACGACATCGGCGGCATGCAGAGCGTGGTCACCTCGACCGCGACCAGCATCGCCTCCAACCTCACCACCACCGTGGCGACCGCCGTGGCCATGGTCGCGCTGTCCTGGCGCCTGGCCCTCATCTCGCTCGTCGTCCTCCCGCCCGCCATCTGGCTGAGCCGCAAGGTCGCGCGGATGCGCCGCGAGATCACCACCGAGCAGCAGCGCGAGCTGGCCGACCTCAACGTCACCATCGAGGAGAGCCTCTCGGTGAACGGCGTGCAGCTGGCCAAGGCGCTCGGCGCCGGCCCGGCCCTGGTGGAGCGGTTCACCGCGTCCTCCACCCGGCTCATCGACCTCGAGCTGCGCTCGGCGCTGGCCGGTCGCTGGCGGATGGCCGCGATGAGCGTGCTCTTCGCCGCGATCCCCGCGGTCATCTACCTCAGCGCCGGGCTGCCGATGACCCGCGGCACCATGACCATCGGCACCCTGATCGCCTTCACCGCACTGCAGGGCCAGCTGTTCCGCCCGCTCATGGGGCTGCTCAACACCGGCGTGCAGGTGGTCAGCTCGCTGGCGCTGTTCCAGCGCGTCTTCGAGTACCTCGACCTCCCCGTCGACATCGACGAGCCCGCCGACCCGGTCCACCTCACCGCACCCCGCGGTCACGTGCGCTTCGAGCACGTCGGCTTCTCCTACCCCGACGCCGACCGGCCCGCGCTGGCCGACGTGAGCCTCGACGTACCGGCCGGCACCACGCTGGCCCTGGTCGGCGAGACCGGCTCGGGCAAGACCACGCTGGGCTCGCTCGTGGCCCGGCTGCACGACCCGACCGAGGGCCGGGTGCTCATCGACGGCGTCGACGTGCGCCGCGTCCCGCTGGCCGAGCTGGCCGAGGTCGTCGGCATCGTCAGCCAGGAGACCTACCTGCTGCACACGACGGTGCGCGAGAACCTGCGCTACGCCAGGCCCGACGCCACCGACGCCGAGCTCGAGCAGGCGGCCCGCGCCGCGCGGATCCACGACCTCATCGCCTCGCTGCCCGACGGCTACGACACCGTCGTGGGCTCGCGCGGCCACCGGTTCTCCGGCGGCGAGAAGCAGCGGCTGGCCATCGCCCGCACCCTGCTGCGCAACCCGAAGGTGCTGGTCCTCGACGAGGCCACCAGCGCCCTGGACACCGAGACCGAGCGCGCGGTCCAGGAGGCCTTCGACGCGCTGGCCGAGGGCCGCACGACGATCACCATCGCCCACCGGCTCTCCACCGTCCGCGACGCCGACCAGATCGTGGTCCTCGACCACGGTCGGGTGGTGGAGCAGGGCACGCACGCCTCGCTGCTCGCCGACGAGGGCCGGTACGCCACGCTGGCCGCGTGA
- a CDS encoding spermidine synthase produces MSASIEPTERPDAYLVQVGGRPQSYVDLADPTRLEFDYVRRIGDVLDAFRPAGEPVRVLHVGGAGLTLPRYVAHTRPRSAQVVLEPDAELTELVRRELPLPRQSGIKVRAVDGLAGLAGVREHTQDAVVVDAFVDGLVPPELVSAGCVAQYARVLAPGGVLLLNLVDRAPFAEARRAVAAVRTALPVPVVGAETATLRGKRSGNVLVVAGADVPLTGGRDYRVFRGAQVGDAFGGG; encoded by the coding sequence GTGAGCGCCAGCATCGAGCCGACCGAGCGGCCGGACGCCTACCTCGTGCAGGTGGGCGGCCGGCCGCAGTCGTACGTCGACCTGGCCGACCCCACCCGGCTGGAGTTCGACTACGTGCGCCGCATCGGCGACGTCCTCGACGCGTTCCGACCGGCCGGCGAGCCGGTCCGCGTCCTGCACGTCGGCGGGGCCGGGCTCACGCTGCCGCGCTACGTCGCGCACACGCGCCCGCGCTCGGCGCAGGTGGTGCTCGAGCCGGACGCGGAGCTGACCGAGCTGGTCCGCCGCGAGCTGCCGCTGCCCCGCCAGAGCGGCATCAAGGTCCGGGCCGTGGACGGCCTCGCCGGCCTGGCCGGGGTCCGCGAGCACACCCAGGACGCCGTGGTCGTCGACGCGTTCGTGGACGGTCTGGTGCCGCCGGAGCTGGTCTCGGCCGGGTGCGTGGCGCAGTACGCCCGGGTGCTCGCGCCCGGCGGTGTGCTCCTGCTCAACCTGGTCGACCGGGCGCCGTTCGCCGAGGCCCGCCGGGCGGTGGCGGCGGTCCGCACCGCGCTGCCGGTGCCGGTCGTCGGCGCCGAGACCGCCACCCTGCGCGGCAAGCGCTCCGGCAACGTCCTGGTGGTGGCCGGCGCCGACGTGCCGCTCACCGGCGGGCGGGACTACCGGGTCTTCCGCGGCGCGCAGGTCGGCGATGCGTTCGGTGGCGGCTAG
- a CDS encoding maleylpyruvate isomerase N-terminal domain-containing protein, with amino-acid sequence MPLSFAHDEAAVALTAQVEAFTAAAGALGDWELLAASRAHGWSRLEVVTHVRLGLEELVLGAVPTDEAPDRDAATYWSGHPDDRDDDPVPHVLWLRRVASAHQRPSAAVRLLERARDGVAAWLRTLPEGVAGFQGGRLSTGDLLATWVVELAVHQLDLDLPDDTPPGLPWTRATLEALAGAPLPAGLDDRTAVLAGLGREPADLGPAYPVSL; translated from the coding sequence GTGCCCCTCTCCTTCGCCCACGACGAGGCCGCGGTCGCGCTGACCGCCCAGGTCGAGGCCTTCACGGCGGCGGCCGGCGCGCTCGGCGACTGGGAGCTGCTGGCCGCCTCGCGCGCCCACGGCTGGAGCCGGCTCGAGGTGGTGACCCACGTCCGGCTCGGGCTGGAGGAGCTCGTCCTGGGCGCGGTCCCGACCGACGAGGCGCCGGACCGCGACGCCGCGACCTACTGGTCCGGCCACCCCGACGACCGCGACGACGACCCCGTGCCGCACGTGCTCTGGCTGCGTCGCGTGGCCTCGGCCCACCAGCGGCCGTCCGCCGCGGTCCGGCTGCTCGAACGGGCGCGGGACGGGGTCGCCGCGTGGCTGCGCACGCTGCCGGAGGGCGTGGCCGGCTTCCAGGGCGGGCGGCTGAGCACCGGCGACCTGCTGGCCACCTGGGTGGTCGAGCTGGCCGTGCACCAGCTCGACCTGGACCTCCCGGACGACACCCCGCCCGGGCTGCCCTGGACCCGCGCCACGCTCGAGGCGCTGGCGGGTGCGCCGCTCCCGGCCGGCCTGGACGACCGCACCGCGGTGCTGGCCGGCCTCGGTCGTGAGCCGGCCGACCTGGGGCCGGCGTACCCGGTGAGCCTCTAG
- a CDS encoding LLM class F420-dependent oxidoreductase translates to MHLGVHYANFSHPDWQHRLTERLTETARVADQGGVAQLTVMDHWFQMEQLGGPSEPMLEGYTTLGYLAAVTERLRLSLLVTGVTYRHPGLLAKTVTTLDVLSGGRAMLGIGAAWYDREHRGLGVPFPPLKERYERLEETLQITRQLFDGDQTPYAGTHYSLVEPVNVPPPVQRKVPIMIGGSGEKKTLRLVAQYADACNIFGGEPDEVRHKLDVLRGHCDDLGTDYDAIEKTMIAQADPTQDPDGFVTSMRPFAELGISMITLGPMGDDPVAWTTEVAEKVVPGLAEL, encoded by the coding sequence GTGCACCTCGGCGTCCACTACGCGAACTTCTCCCACCCCGACTGGCAGCACCGGCTCACCGAGCGGCTCACCGAGACCGCCCGCGTCGCCGACCAGGGCGGGGTCGCCCAGCTGACCGTGATGGACCACTGGTTCCAGATGGAGCAGCTCGGCGGCCCGTCCGAGCCGATGCTCGAGGGCTACACCACCCTCGGCTACCTCGCGGCCGTCACCGAGCGGCTGCGGCTCAGCCTGCTGGTCACCGGCGTGACCTACCGCCACCCCGGGCTGCTGGCCAAGACCGTGACCACGCTCGACGTGCTCTCCGGCGGTCGGGCCATGCTCGGCATCGGCGCGGCCTGGTACGACCGTGAGCACCGCGGCCTCGGCGTGCCGTTCCCGCCGCTCAAGGAGCGCTACGAGCGGCTCGAGGAGACCCTCCAGATCACCCGGCAGCTCTTCGACGGCGACCAGACGCCGTACGCCGGGACGCACTACTCGCTCGTGGAGCCCGTCAACGTGCCCCCGCCGGTGCAGCGCAAGGTGCCGATCATGATCGGCGGCAGCGGGGAGAAGAAGACGCTGCGGCTGGTCGCGCAGTACGCCGACGCCTGCAACATCTTCGGCGGGGAGCCCGACGAGGTCCGCCACAAGCTCGACGTGCTGCGCGGGCACTGCGACGACCTCGGCACCGACTACGACGCGATCGAGAAGACCATGATCGCCCAGGCCGACCCGACCCAGGACCCGGACGGCTTCGTGACCTCGATGCGGCCCTTCGCCGAGCTCGGCATCTCGATGATCACCCTCGGCCCGATGGGCGACGACCCCGTCGCCTGGACCACCGAGGTGGCCGAGAAGGTCGTCCCGGGTCTGGCCGAGCTCTAG
- a CDS encoding pentapeptide repeat-containing protein yields MSTLAPDCSRCVGLCCVALPFRESAGFAFAKDAGEPCRHLGSTYACRIHAELLQVGMSGCTTYECFGAGQHVTQEVYAGASWRDDPEGGAEMFEVFAVVQRLHEMLVLLDQAAALVPSPALAALRAGVDRQRSGTSAEILDTELDLLQAHVGAALREVSATVREDGPSYAGQDWLGRDLRGTDLARAELRGALLVAADLRDCVLDRTDLLGADLRDADVSGADLSTTLFLTQPQLNAARGSATTALPPGLRRPAPWV; encoded by the coding sequence GTGAGCACCCTCGCCCCGGACTGCAGCCGCTGCGTCGGCCTGTGCTGCGTGGCGCTGCCGTTCCGCGAGTCGGCCGGGTTCGCGTTCGCCAAGGACGCGGGCGAGCCGTGCCGCCACCTCGGGTCGACCTACGCCTGCCGCATCCACGCCGAGCTGCTCCAGGTCGGGATGAGCGGGTGCACGACCTACGAGTGCTTCGGCGCCGGTCAGCACGTCACCCAGGAGGTGTACGCCGGGGCGTCGTGGCGCGACGACCCCGAGGGTGGCGCCGAGATGTTCGAGGTCTTCGCGGTGGTCCAGCGCCTGCACGAGATGCTCGTGCTGCTCGACCAGGCGGCCGCCCTGGTGCCCTCGCCGGCGCTGGCCGCGCTGCGGGCCGGCGTCGACCGGCAGCGCTCGGGGACGTCGGCGGAGATCCTGGACACCGAGCTCGACCTCCTCCAGGCGCACGTGGGCGCCGCGCTGCGCGAGGTGAGCGCGACGGTGCGCGAGGACGGCCCGTCGTACGCCGGGCAGGACTGGCTCGGGCGCGACCTGCGCGGGACCGACCTGGCCCGGGCCGAGCTGCGCGGTGCCCTGCTGGTCGCTGCCGACCTGCGCGACTGCGTGCTCGACCGCACCGACCTGCTCGGCGCGGACCTGCGCGATGCGGACGTGTCCGGGGCGGACCTGTCGACGACGCTGTTCCTCACCCAGCCGCAGCTCAACGCGGCCCGGGGGAGTGCGACGACGGCGCTGCCGCCGGGGCTGCGCCGGCCCGCGCCCTGGGTCTAG
- a CDS encoding aldo/keto reductase produces MSLARTPRQLNDGTTIPAVGFGTSGLKGDDAVQGVLSALEKGYRLIDTAVNYGNEAEVGEAIRRSDVPRDEIVVTSKIPGRAHAFDDAIASTRVSLDKLGLDRIDVHLIHWPNPDRDLYAQTWRALVQLRDEGLVRSPGVSNFTEAHLRRVVDETGVTPVLNQIELHPYFPQDEMRRVHDELGVVTEAWSPFARKQAVFDEQPVQAAAEAHGVTPGQVILRWHLQLGTLPIPKSATPSRQEQNLDLEGFELTDDEVTAISGLARPDGRWFDGDPETHEEL; encoded by the coding sequence ATGAGCCTCGCGCGCACCCCCCGACAGCTGAACGACGGCACGACCATCCCCGCGGTGGGCTTCGGCACCTCCGGCCTCAAGGGCGACGACGCCGTCCAGGGCGTGCTGAGCGCCCTGGAGAAGGGCTACCGGCTCATCGACACCGCGGTGAACTACGGCAACGAGGCCGAGGTCGGCGAGGCCATCCGCCGCTCCGACGTGCCGCGCGACGAGATCGTGGTGACCAGCAAGATCCCGGGCCGCGCGCACGCCTTCGACGACGCGATCGCCAGCACCCGGGTGTCGCTGGACAAGCTGGGCCTGGACCGGATCGACGTGCACCTCATCCACTGGCCCAACCCCGACCGCGACCTGTACGCCCAGACGTGGCGGGCCCTGGTCCAGCTGCGCGACGAGGGGCTGGTCCGCTCGCCCGGCGTCTCCAACTTCACCGAGGCCCACCTGCGCCGGGTCGTCGACGAGACCGGTGTGACGCCGGTGCTCAACCAGATCGAGCTGCACCCCTACTTCCCGCAGGACGAGATGCGCCGCGTCCACGACGAGCTCGGAGTGGTGACCGAGGCGTGGAGCCCGTTCGCGCGCAAGCAGGCCGTCTTCGACGAGCAGCCCGTCCAGGCGGCCGCCGAGGCCCACGGCGTCACGCCCGGCCAGGTCATCCTGCGCTGGCACCTCCAGCTCGGCACCCTGCCCATCCCCAAGTCGGCCACGCCCTCGCGCCAGGAGCAGAACCTCGACCTCGAGGGCTTCGAGCTCACCGACGACGAGGTCACCGCGATCAGCGGCTTGGCCCGGCCGGACGGCCGCTGGTTCGACGGCGACCCCGAGACGCACGAGGAGCTGTGA
- a CDS encoding alanine racemase: MSGAPRTPYLRLDLARVRRNVTRTQEWAASRGLSLRPHGKTHKSPDVARLQLEAGAVGLTVATVGEAEVFAEHGCDDLFVAYPLWLDDERAARLRDLAERATVAIGVDSVDGAARAGRLLAPYGVEVVVEVDSGQHRTGVRPEEAGAVAAAAARSGLIVRGVFTFPGHSYSPDGRAAAAADESRALATARDSLAREALDAAVLSGGSTPSLSATDASVVTESRPGVYVFGDAQQWELGAVAPDDVALTCRATVVSHAGGRAVLDSGGKALAADRAAYNTGHGRLPDHPDARIVLLSEHHAVVDLAGAPLPPVGSEVDVVPNHCCAAVNLAEQLWVDEDGGLRPWPVAARGRNS, encoded by the coding sequence GTGAGCGGCGCTCCCCGCACGCCGTACCTCCGCCTGGACCTGGCGCGGGTCCGGCGCAACGTCACGCGGACCCAGGAGTGGGCCGCGTCCCGAGGGCTGTCGTTGAGGCCGCACGGCAAGACGCACAAGTCGCCCGACGTCGCCCGGCTCCAGCTCGAGGCCGGGGCCGTCGGGCTCACCGTGGCCACCGTCGGCGAGGCCGAGGTCTTCGCCGAGCACGGCTGCGACGACCTGTTCGTGGCCTACCCGCTCTGGCTGGACGACGAGCGTGCGGCCCGGCTCCGCGACCTGGCCGAGCGGGCCACGGTCGCCATCGGCGTGGACTCCGTCGACGGAGCCGCCCGCGCCGGCCGGCTGCTCGCGCCGTACGGCGTGGAGGTGGTCGTCGAGGTCGACTCCGGCCAGCACCGCACCGGCGTGCGCCCCGAGGAGGCCGGCGCCGTGGCGGCCGCCGCAGCGCGGTCCGGGCTCATCGTGCGCGGGGTGTTCACCTTCCCCGGGCACTCCTACTCCCCCGACGGGCGGGCCGCGGCCGCCGCCGACGAGTCCCGCGCGCTGGCCACCGCGCGGGACTCCCTCGCCCGCGAGGCACTGGACGCCGCCGTGCTGAGCGGCGGCTCGACGCCCAGCCTGTCCGCCACCGACGCCTCGGTGGTGACCGAGTCCCGACCCGGCGTCTACGTCTTCGGCGACGCCCAGCAGTGGGAGCTCGGCGCGGTCGCCCCCGATGACGTCGCCCTCACCTGCCGCGCCACGGTCGTCAGCCACGCCGGCGGCCGCGCCGTGCTGGACTCCGGCGGCAAGGCCCTCGCCGCCGACCGCGCGGCGTACAACACCGGCCACGGGCGCCTGCCCGACCACCCCGACGCCCGCATCGTGCTGCTGTCCGAGCACCACGCGGTCGTCGACCTGGCCGGCGCGCCGCTGCCGCCCGTCGGCTCCGAGGTCGACGTGGTCCCCAACCACTGCTGCGCCGCGGTCAACCTGGCCGAGCAGCTGTGGGTCGACGAGGACGGCGGGCTGCGGCCCTGGCCGGTGGCGGCACGGGGCCGGAACAGCTGA
- a CDS encoding peptidylprolyl isomerase encodes MSHRLLAVLALVAGLALAGCGDDADSGGTATDDAPTSASADASGGGGTPQGDAAPADVTCEYPTDDQLPVAKEVDPPPSTPSVGGSVPATLQTTLGDLKITLDAADAPCTVNSFVSLAQQGYFDDSPCHRLTTLAEGGIAVLQCGDPTGTGTGGPGYTYADETRGDEQYGPGVLAMANRGPDTNGSQFFIVYDDSPLPPDYTVFGTVDPASLKPIEDLAAQGTVPGEGGMTAPAEKVTINAVSFG; translated from the coding sequence ATGTCTCACCGCCTCCTCGCCGTGCTCGCCCTCGTCGCCGGCCTGGCCCTCGCGGGCTGCGGCGACGACGCCGACAGCGGGGGCACGGCGACCGACGACGCCCCGACCAGCGCGTCGGCGGACGCCTCGGGTGGGGGCGGGACGCCGCAGGGCGACGCGGCCCCGGCCGACGTCACCTGCGAGTACCCGACCGACGACCAGCTGCCGGTGGCCAAGGAGGTCGACCCGCCGCCGAGCACGCCGAGCGTCGGGGGCAGCGTGCCGGCCACGCTGCAGACCACCCTGGGCGACCTGAAGATCACCCTGGACGCGGCCGACGCGCCGTGCACGGTCAACTCGTTCGTGTCGCTGGCGCAGCAGGGCTACTTCGACGACTCGCCGTGCCACCGGCTCACCACGCTGGCCGAGGGCGGGATCGCGGTCCTGCAGTGCGGCGACCCGACGGGCACCGGGACGGGCGGGCCGGGCTACACCTACGCCGACGAGACCCGGGGCGACGAGCAGTACGGCCCGGGCGTGCTGGCCATGGCCAACCGCGGCCCGGACACCAACGGCTCGCAGTTCTTCATCGTCTACGACGACTCGCCGCTGCCGCCGGACTACACGGTCTTCGGGACCGTGGACCCCGCCTCGCTGAAGCCGATCGAGGACCTGGCCGCCCAGGGCACGGTGCCCGGCGAGGGCGGCATGACCGCGCCCGCGGAGAAGGTCACCATCAACGCGGTGAGCTTCGGCTGA
- a CDS encoding oxidoreductase yields the protein MSTRPWREVPRQDGRRFVVTGASGGIGLETAKALAARGAHVVLAVRSLERGRAAAARMSGEVSVGLLDVADLASVRAFAETVDAVDVLVNNAGVLALPYGTSPDGVELHLATNHLGHFALTNLLLPRLTDRVVVVGSPSHRHGELDVGDLGWRRRRYRPYAAYADSKLANLLFLAELQRRLTAAGSTLRATGAHPGSTATGITGHTGNRVKTAVGSFGHRLVGMAPWQGALPTLYAATMDVPGNTYVGPHRLREMTGWPTGAGRSQRALDPELGRALWAESERLSGVAFPL from the coding sequence GTGAGCACCCGGCCCTGGCGCGAGGTGCCGCGCCAGGACGGCCGCCGGTTCGTGGTGACCGGGGCCAGCGGCGGCATCGGGCTCGAGACGGCCAAGGCGCTCGCCGCTCGGGGTGCTCACGTCGTGCTCGCCGTCCGCAGCCTCGAGCGCGGCCGGGCCGCCGCGGCGCGGATGAGCGGCGAGGTGTCGGTCGGGCTGCTGGACGTGGCCGACCTGGCCTCGGTCCGGGCCTTCGCCGAGACCGTCGACGCCGTGGACGTTCTCGTCAACAACGCCGGCGTGCTGGCCCTGCCCTACGGCACGTCGCCCGACGGCGTCGAGCTGCACCTGGCCACCAACCACCTCGGCCACTTCGCGCTCACCAACCTGCTCCTCCCGCGGCTCACCGACCGCGTGGTCGTGGTCGGCTCGCCGTCGCACCGGCACGGCGAGCTCGACGTCGGGGACCTCGGCTGGCGGCGCCGCCGCTACCGCCCCTACGCGGCGTACGCCGACTCCAAGCTGGCCAACCTGCTCTTCCTCGCCGAGCTGCAGCGTCGCCTCACCGCCGCCGGCTCGACGCTGCGCGCCACCGGCGCCCACCCCGGCTCGACCGCCACCGGCATCACCGGCCACACCGGCAACCGGGTCAAGACGGCGGTCGGCTCGTTCGGCCACCGGCTGGTCGGCATGGCGCCGTGGCAGGGCGCGCTGCCGACGCTGTACGCCGCGACCATGGACGTCCCCGGCAACACCTACGTCGGCCCGCACCGGCTGCGCGAGATGACCGGCTGGCCCACCGGCGCCGGCCGCAGCCAACGCGCGCTCGACCCCGAGCTCGGCCGGGCGCTGTGGGCGGAGTCCGAGCGGCTCAGCGGGGTGGCGTTCCCGCTGTAG
- a CDS encoding OsmC family protein produces the protein MPAQTGPETYRSVDLHQIGEHRWKATNHRGGGVSIGPGEDPDFTPVELLLAALVGCGAADLDHIAGKRAPFETFAARAEGHKVRDEGGNHLVQLTVTFDVTFPAGEAGDAAREVLPRTLQQIQDRLCTVGRTVTLGDPVQYVAGHVEPRPVESPGADPAGVDTPPSDG, from the coding sequence ATGCCAGCCCAGACCGGACCCGAGACCTACCGCAGCGTCGACCTCCACCAGATCGGCGAGCACCGCTGGAAGGCGACCAACCACCGCGGCGGCGGCGTCTCCATCGGGCCGGGAGAGGACCCCGACTTCACCCCGGTCGAGCTGCTGCTGGCCGCGCTGGTCGGCTGCGGCGCCGCCGACCTGGACCACATCGCCGGCAAGCGCGCGCCCTTCGAGACCTTCGCCGCGCGCGCCGAGGGCCACAAGGTCCGCGACGAGGGCGGCAACCACCTGGTCCAGCTCACGGTCACCTTCGACGTGACCTTCCCCGCCGGCGAGGCCGGCGACGCCGCCCGCGAGGTCCTGCCGCGCACGCTGCAGCAGATCCAGGACCGGCTCTGCACGGTCGGGCGCACCGTGACCCTCGGCGACCCGGTGCAGTACGTCGCCGGCCACGTCGAGCCCCGACCCGTCGAGAGCCCGGGCGCCGACCCCGCCGGTGTCGACACCCCACCCTCGGACGGGTAG